CTATAATATTACAATGTTATATGAAATGTTTATTAGCTTTCTTTCAGCAGCCAGAACTTTTTATATAGTtgtaatattcattgtataccTACTTTGCTCcagctttataaaataatgaagcCCAAGCATCTGCATCAAAGAACTCTGCAGTGAACATTGGTGCAAAGTCTTGATATGTGAACCCTGGAGGATAGTTTTTGTTCATAAACTCTATCGACTTGTTGTCACCAGCTAGAACATAAAATGACAATACATCAATTCCTTAGATGAACACAAGTTgtgttattaagtacctacaaaagaccttggTGCAGCAGTGGATTGTTTGAGTTGTTCTATGGTCGAGAAGATGATGTGTTTATCACATTCTGTGCCACAGGAGTCCCAGCTTTTCATTAGATTCACAAGGCAAAAAGCATGCTATGTGGATAGGAAGGTACTAACTTTTTCCAGAGATTAGAAGTTTTCATTGAGTTGTCAAAGTCAAACCCTGCTTACTGCCATTGCTTTAAAccagcattattttaatattatttaaaaatttagtgTCTAAATATAATCCTCATTTTAAGGATAGCTTCTGATGTGGCCCAGCAAAGCAACCGTCAGCACTCAGGGTTACGAGCTAGATTATAACCCCCATATGTGCCTGACTGTATTGTATTTTCAAGGATTAACGCGCTACGTAAAACCAAGCACCTATTCTACTTACATTTCCAGTTGCTCCAGAACCATTCAGATCCGAAACTCGGCACAGAATAAACTCCCCAGTGCATGAATATACCAATTTTTGCCTTATCGTACCATTCTGGTAAAGGGCGAGTATCCAAGTCCTTCCAGTCTGGAGCATAGGGTTTACCCACATGTTCAGCTATATTACTTTCCACTACCTTGTAATCCACATTTAATTTAGCGTCAGTCGtgtaaataacgaaaaaaagaaacaagagTCTCATTGTCACCAGAGAAGTATTTTCCTAAAAgcaaatatctttaaaattatcttattttttaaaatattataaaaacaaaaatgcaaaaatattttaattataataggtCAAATAATAGCAGTTCTAATGTTTCTGTAACTTCTAAATTGCACCCTGTTAAGAAAAATGCTctgtatttacatatttattttaatttgaccgCCACTCGCCAGTAAAAACCCGCAGATTAAATATTATACCACAGATTACAGAAAAGTAAACCGAGACTGAGCCTGAACTCTGAAATTATAATTGCAACCACGCCTTACGAATCTGCAAACGAACATTTCAAATAGacgccaattctgttgtacacaaatctctaaactaaattgactggTCTAAAAGTAGatcttataacataaataagtacgatacttttaaataattatgacaGTTAGACGTCGCGAAGTTAAGGAGTTCTGCAGGTATGGTACGGCTATCATCAAGGACATTTCGGGAAAATCGATTATGTATcgattttatcgaaacaaaaaaaaatgtcatcttGCGAAGGCCAATGACCTACCGACCCCTAATCATTATCACATCAAATACTAACACTTAATTGTACACCatatataaagcaataaaaaacacaattgaaagaaagaaattaaaggtacaataggcggccttatcgccgcTAATCATACactattaattttgaaaatttagataAATCTTTAAAGAAGGAAAATAATCTTGATATGTGATAAAAGGTACCTACTAAATCTACCTATTTGTAATTACAAGCAAATTAAATTGTAGTAGCGAAATTCAgcgaccgatttaaataattacttaattttttagtaTGTAAGcgatacatacaaataaaaaactacaaTTTTACCGGGATTCCCGTTGGGGATACAGATTCAATGTTTCTTAGTATGTCTAGTGAATAGCAGCAATCgaaaaggccgcctttgcgcatatttaaatatacctaactaTAATTTACCTTTTATTTTCCTACGACCAAAAGAACTTGCACCGTCTTTTGTACTTAATAGCTTtgcaaaaaacaaattaactatttttattaaacttactgCCTTTTATCTCTAACGAATAGCAGACTAACAGCGGTGGCGGTTACCGAACAAGCACTAACTGATATAAATGTAGGATTACGTCAATATTAACCGTTAAATTATCTACTgcctattaaaatattgaccGCAAATAATACTAtcgtaaatatttacaatattagagtAATATTTCAGGACTCTTTCTGGTGCAGTGTTGTTTATagtgattttaatatattttaccttTAACTAATTATTCAGTTTGTAGATTTAAAATGTACCAAAATCCAGAAATATTGAAGTATTTATCTGCCTCAACCGCCAAGAAGTATGGAGGATATAACACAAAGGAGTTTCCAATAGGGGAGTTTGTTACTGATCGCCTACCTCCACGGAAAAACGTAACCAGAGGAATCCTGTCTTTCAAGTTCAAAAAGTACTGAATTTTTCAGCTGCTTACAAATCCTAAAAACTTACCCTGTGTAAGtttaatcattgtttttatttcttaataaggATAGGtaggaaattttatttttttatcgccCGGGgaaacatttaatatatatctacTCTATGGTTCTGGAGTTGTGGCATATTTAGCTAAGAGGCATCATCAAGAAGTTTAAATGAATTACACCACAGATATTATGTTTgcttgtttaatttattaagaacatattttaagacaattACTAAGGTACACTGTTTGACATACATTACTGTTGAAGTTATAATGTTACGACAACAAAAATTGTTGAACGACACCACAATTTTAAATCCATAattatgtattcattcattctcaGCCTACTGATGACTAAGCATAGAAGTTTATGGCATAGACCCACCCAGCTCTGATGCAGCTTGATGGGCAATTGGGTGGATAATTTTTACACAGTGTTATTAAATCATCATCTATCAATCATCTACAGCAAAAGGGGAGTTCCCTTTAGCTGTAGATGAAGATAGCATACTTAAACTTatgttaatacttatttataatttaaacatcactttTGTTACCAACtgcttgtattataaaaataacatgcaAGATTAAACTATTGCTATAATATGTCACATTATGGGCAATCTGGTCACTTACCAAGACTTATCATTATTGAGACCTTTGCTGTTGACTAgatactattaatttattaccttCAAACATATCAACTCACACCTACTCAACTCAAATAAGAGCTTTAAAAttcaatctttatataaatgtataataataataataaagctggagtttgtttttttgtttgaacatgCTTATCTCTGGAACTATCAGATGGATAAACAAAAGTTGATAGCTCAATTCCTCAGGAAGGTTTAAGGGTAATTGATAACATGCTAAGGCTCTTTGTAACCAAACAAACATAGTGATAGCCAGGTAATTCGACGCGCTGGTGGGGTAGGTACATTGTTTATAAACTTTGTTTCTTGATGCTCTTGTCGAGGCGGTTAAAGTAGCTCTAATTGCGAAAATTCAACTAATTATGGTAACTTtgctttacattattattatgggTGCAGCCCTTATCATTATGTgacatgttttaaaaattttacacaaTTACCTTGTCTCTGGAAAGCATTAATAGAAAACacctttgttatattttatacccacttgatcatcatcaatatcGTTATCATATCAAGCCACTACCAGCCGTCTACACTTGTCTCCTCCCCTATTAGACAATAGTTTATTTAGGCTGTAGTGCATCAACTTTTGTTGTAAAGAACTTCAGGCATGAAGATTGACttattatgttttccttcacctacactgtaagtgatattttaattggttaaaacgcacatactcgtAACTTAGAAAGAAGCATGTTGGAATTTAAACTCTGACTTCTTAAAGTGAAATCCAAAGTCTCAACCTATCACTGCTCACTGGCTATGGTTATATAGTATAACCATAAATATCCAATATATTGACAAACTTACATCAAAAAgtaaagttacaaataaaatgttaacaatTATATGGAATTTTGTAATGCactgttttttgtatattataagtctaTTAATTTCTAATATAACTGTCACTTTTGTCCACTTCCACACTGGGAAGTGGCTGACACTGCTATTGTTCATCAACTTTGAATGTTGAGTAGTGGCATGCACCGTTAATGATTATTTCACTGATCCCTGAAGTAGGTGTTGCTTGAGACGTTGCTAATGTTTCTATAGGTATAGTACTCATTACTGGAGTTGTATAAAGTTTCCCATTGTGAATAGTTGTATGTGGCTGTGTTGATGGTGTATAAACTGTGCATGTATGTGCAGTTTGCTCTACTCTTGGCTCATTTATCATACCCATTTTAACTTCAAATATAATGTCTTGTATTTTCTTCTTTGCCACAAGTAAGTTCTTTTCTCCTTTTAAAGACCTTAATTCATTGGCAACATATTCTCCAAATACTGAAAACTCATCCCTGTTTACAGATGTTGCTGGGTAAACAATTTCAGGTTTATAAGAGTGTAGCAAATCAGTCCGAGCTATTTTAGATGGTGGTGAGAGATTGTCAAGTTTACAGACTGAGTTCTCTGTTGGTTGCAAAGTGATGTTAATTTCCGGATGGTCCTCCTGAAATAAGTAATCATTGTTTGTTAATACatgattaattattactattaaaagtaGAATAAGTGTTCattcaatataattaaattatataaattaaacaaaactaatagGTTATAGATAGATTAAGATGCCCCTGACTCATTAATATATTTCACACATCTCAAGGCAAATCTCTAAAATATTGGCATATTGGATTGTACCTACTTTGGCTACAAACAAACCTAAATAACTGAATGGACAGGTCTGAAAGAGGTGTTTTACTAGTTTTCCTGATACCACTATTTAACGAAACATATATTTAACATCAGTGAGCCAGCCTATCTATCGGAATTGTCTAATCCCAAATAATCTCTTTTAAAGTCAAAACTTTTATGCAAATATGTCTAAGTACTGGAGGCTATTGATAATATGCACATTCTTACATACAATGGGGGAACAAGTTTGATCCCTGACATGAACCACAAATTAACAAAGTTTATGTGCAATTTAAGCCATTAATCACTTTTAAGGAAACCGGcagtctgagagttctctataatgttcccaaaggttggagcagtccaccaatccgcattttgccatcgtggtggactataaCATTCTAAACTCTtccattctgaaaggagacccgtctCCTAGTGGGCCAGTATAGGTTGATAATATTGACATACTTACAAACCACTATGAGATGTGATGCTTAGTTGAATTTTCAGTAAATGGTGCTACACTTTCCAATTTAAAACTATAGGTTGCAATGCACTGGAAGGAATCGATCGTACTGAAAAGAAGTCTACTACGACACGGCAGTTCTGTATAATACTCCAGCTAATATTTCGGGGATTCTATTTGCCAACTTACCGATTGTAAAACTCTATATGGTTTATTAGAGTCCTTCATAAAGTGTAGATATTCGTACGCGTACCAATTGCTAATGTAGCTTTCATTCGGGCCCTCGCTATTAGCCCGTACTTCACGAGCAGACTCCCTGTTGTATTGTGTTCTAAGATGCTGTATTTTCTTGGTAGCATCAGACACTGATATGTTCAGTAGGTCAGCTATTCCGCGCAGCTCCTCCTTACGTTTCTGTTTGTCCCTGCGGGTATCGCACAGGGACGGATTCCATAAATTTGCATTCAGCTGCAATAATTCGATTAGTTTCAAAGTTTTGTCTTTCGACCACTCCATTAACATTTCACGAATCGCTCAACCAATCAGAAACATAAACAGTGGATTTTCAGTAATACTGGAACTAGCATTTGACGACTTTGACGATCAATCGTTAGATCGTTTGCTAAACTAAACGCACTCTCCGATAGGAACAACGCCGCCTTGACGCCATATTTTAAAATGCCCGACGCGCCGATTGATTAGTTGCGCGAGCGATCCAGTGTTGCCACAGTAGGTGGAGTGTGAACATTCggatttcagatttttttaaagaagtaaATTGTAATAACGGATAATATGCATCAAAAATTGACCGCCATCTATTtgcacatataaaaaaattataattttacggTTTCCATACTAATAATGTGGCTGTAATATGACGCAGTGGTATTTTGGAGAAGTCTCGGGTTCTATCCAGAGAaatttgggaacttataatttctgaactttctctggtccgCTGGGAAGCTTCgcctgtggctagttaccacccaactaACAAAGGAGTGCCGTGGAGTGATTTAGTTATTAATTCTTACCATGATCAGTCCTTTAGGCTTTTTTGaatttaaccttaaattttgaaataaaaaacgtaTTATCTAATTCATTCTCATTTATTTACAGACTACAATGTGTGAGGCCTATCACATTATAAAACGAGTgctttattatcataaaatatttacactaTTTACATGTCACTATAGaaatgcactattcaactcataaatacctaaaataaaacaatttcataACTTCTAATCACAAACTCATACagtaatattcaataaataaatattaggtaggtatgt
The Pararge aegeria chromosome 6, ilParAegt1.1, whole genome shotgun sequence genome window above contains:
- the LOC120624637 gene encoding uncharacterized protein LOC120624637 isoform X1, encoding MLMEWSKDKTLKLIELLQLNANLWNPSLCDTRRDKQKRKEELRGIADLLNISVSDATKKIQHLRTQYNRESAREVRANSEGPNESYISNWYAYEYLHFMKDSNKPYRVLQSEDHPEINITLQPTENSVCKLDNLSPPSKIARTDLLHSYKPEIVYPATSVNRDEFSVFGEYVANELRSLKGEKNLLVAKKKIQDIIFEVKMGMINEPRVEQTAHTCTVYTPSTQPHTTIHNGKLYTTPVMSTIPIETLATSQATPTSGISEIIINGACHYSTFKVDEQ
- the LOC120624637 gene encoding uncharacterized protein LOC120624637 isoform X2: MLMEWSKDKTLKLIELLQLNANLWNPSLCDTRRDKQKRKEELRGIADLLNISVSDATKKIQHLRTQYNRESAREVRANSEGPNESYISNWYAYEYLHFMKDSNKPYRVLQSEDHPEINITLQPTENSVCKLDNLSPPSKIARTDLLHSYKPEIVYPATSVNRDEFSVFGEYVANELRSLKGEKNLLVAKKKIQDIIFEVKMV